TTTCTCGCCTTTGCTACGTTATTTTCAGGGCGATAACATCCGGCTTTATTGTTTCGGACGCGATGGTCAGCAACTGGCGGCGCTGCGGCCAGAAATTGCAGAGAGAACGGAGACAATGGAACAATCCATGCGGCTGATAGCCGGGCGCGTGGCGCCAGGCGATATGGTGTTGCTGTCGCCTGCGTGCGCCAGCCTCGATCAGTTCCGCAGTTTTGAACAACGGGGTGATGAATTTGCCCGCTTGGCGGAGGAACTGGGCTAATGCGGTTGTTTGGGCTGGCATTTATCGAACGTATAAAGCACTGGGTTATGGGGTCGCGGGAAAGCGATTCGCTGAGCCTTGTCCTGTATGACCGTACCCTAGTATGGCTGACGTTCGGGCTGGCTGTTATTGGTTTTGTGATGGTGACGTCGGCTTCAATGCCGATCGGACAACGTCTGGCGAGCGATCCTTTCCTGTTTGCCAAGCGGGATGCGTTGTATCTGGGGTTGGCCTTAGGGTTGTCTCTGGTGACGTTACGCATTCCCATGGAGATTTGGCAGCGTTACAGCCCGGTTCTGCTGCTACTGGCGATGGTGATGCTGCTGGTGGTGCTGGCCGTTGGCAGTTCCGTAAACGGGGCATCCCGCTGGATTTCGCTGGGGCCGCTGCGTATTCAGCCTGCGGAGTTATCCAAGCTGGCGCTGTTTTGCTACCTCTCCAGCTATATGGTGCGCAAGGTGGATGAAGTGCGTAACAATTTCTGGGGATTCTGTAAGCCGATGGGCGTGATGGTGGTGTTGGCCGTGCTGCTGCTGGCTCAGCCGGACCTGGGAACGGTGGTGGTGCTGTTTATTACTACGCTGGCGATGCTGTTTTTAGCCGGCGCGAAACTGTGGCAGTTCCTGGCTATTATCGGCTGCGGTATTTTCGCCGTCTGCCTGCTGATTGTCGCCGAACCTTATCGTATGCGGCGTGTGACGTCCTTTTGGAATCCATGGGAAGATCCGTTCGGCAGCGGCTATCAGTTGACCCAGTCTCTGATGGCGTTTGGCCGCGGTGAGCTATGGGGGCAAGGGCTGGGCAATTCGGTGCAGAAGCTGGAATATTTGCCGGAGGCGCATACCGACTTTATTTTCTCCATTTTAGGCGAAGAACTCGGCTATATCGGTGTGGTTTTGGCGCTGTTAATGATATTCTTCGTCGCTTTTCGTGCGATGTCCATCGGGCGGCGGGCGCTGGAGATTAACCAGCGTTTTTCAGGTTTTCTGGCTTGTTCGATCGGCATCTGGTTCAGTTTTCAGACGTTGGTAAATGTCGGCGCGGCGGCGGGTATGCTGCCGACCAAAGGGTTGACGCTGCCGTTGATCAGCTACGGCGGTTCGAGCCTGCTCATTATGTCGACGGCCATCGTTTTATTGTTGCGTATTGATTTTGAAACGCGTCTGACCAAAGCGCAGGCGTTTACGAGGAGTGCCAGATGAGTGGCGAAGGAAAGCGTTTGATGGTGATGGCAGGCGGCACGGGAGGACATGTTTTCCCCGGTCTTGCCGTCGCGCATCATCTGATGGCTCAAGGCTGGCAGGTACGGTGGCTGGGTACAGCGGATCGTATGGAAGCGGATTTAGTCCCCAAGCATGGTATTGAAATTGATTTCATCCGTATCTCCGGACTGCGAGGCAAGGGGCTAAAAGCACAGCTATGCGCGCCTTTACGCATTTTCCGGGCGGTTCGTCAGGCGCAGGCCATTATACGTCGTTATCAGCCTGATGTGGTGCTGGGAATGGGCGGCTATGTTTCCGGACCGGGAGGCTTGGCCGCCTGGTTGTGCGGCGTGCCGGTGGTGCTGCATGAACAAAACGGCATTGCCGGGCTAACCAATCGCTGGCTGGCGCATATCGCCAAAAAAGTATTGCAGGCATTTCCGGGCGCATTTCCGAAAGCGGAAGTGGTCGGCAATCCGGTAAGAACGGATGTACTGGCTTTGCCCGCGCCAGCGGCTCGTCTGACCGGACGTACCGGACCGGTTCGGGTTTTAGTGGTTGGCGGTAGCCAGGGCGCAAGGATCCTTAATCAGACGCTGCCGGGCGTCGCCGCGAAGTTAGGCGATAGCGTTACGATTTGGCATCAGGTCGGTAAAGGCGCGCAGGCGGAGGTTGAGCAAGCCTATCGGCAGCTTGGGCAGCCGCAGCATAAGATCGCTGAATTTATTGATGATATGGCGGAAGCCTATGCCTGGGCCGACGTGGTGGTTTGTCGCTCCGGCGCGCTGACGGTCAGTGAAATCGCTGCGGCTGGACTGCCCGCGCTGTTTGTTCCTTTTCAGCATAAGGATCGCCAGCAGTATTGGAACGCTCTGTCGCTGGAAAGAGCGGGGGCGGCGAAGATTATCGAACAACCACAGTTTAACGTTGCATCAGTGACTGAGGTTTTAGCGAGCTGGGATCGCGCCACGTTGATGGCGATGGCGGAAAAGGCCCGCTCTGTGGCCATCCCCGACGCGACGCAGCGCGTAGCTGAAGTGGTGAGCGCCGTGGCGGGCGGACGAACCGGTCGTGTAGTTCATAGCTGATTAATTAATACAGTATTGCCGGGCGGCGCGGCCGCTCGGGGATTAAATAAGGTAGCGATAGAAAAAAGTGAATACTCAACAACTGGCGAAACTGCGTTCAATCGTGCCCGAGATGCATCGCGTCCGGCACATTCACTTTGTCGGCATTGGCGGTGCCGGCATGGGCGGTATCGCCGAAGTGTTGGCTAATGAAGGCTATGAGATAAGCGGCTCCGATTTGGCGCCGAATGCCGTGACCCAACAATTGAGCGCGCTGGGCGCGCAGATTTATTTCCATCATCGGGCCGAAAATGTGCTGAATGCCAGCGTGGTCGTGGTCT
This window of the Brenneria goodwinii genome carries:
- the ftsW gene encoding cell division protein FtsW; amino-acid sequence: MRLFGLAFIERIKHWVMGSRESDSLSLVLYDRTLVWLTFGLAVIGFVMVTSASMPIGQRLASDPFLFAKRDALYLGLALGLSLVTLRIPMEIWQRYSPVLLLLAMVMLLVVLAVGSSVNGASRWISLGPLRIQPAELSKLALFCYLSSYMVRKVDEVRNNFWGFCKPMGVMVVLAVLLLAQPDLGTVVVLFITTLAMLFLAGAKLWQFLAIIGCGIFAVCLLIVAEPYRMRRVTSFWNPWEDPFGSGYQLTQSLMAFGRGELWGQGLGNSVQKLEYLPEAHTDFIFSILGEELGYIGVVLALLMIFFVAFRAMSIGRRALEINQRFSGFLACSIGIWFSFQTLVNVGAAAGMLPTKGLTLPLISYGGSSLLIMSTAIVLLLRIDFETRLTKAQAFTRSAR
- the murG gene encoding undecaprenyldiphospho-muramoylpentapeptide beta-N-acetylglucosaminyltransferase; this translates as MSGEGKRLMVMAGGTGGHVFPGLAVAHHLMAQGWQVRWLGTADRMEADLVPKHGIEIDFIRISGLRGKGLKAQLCAPLRIFRAVRQAQAIIRRYQPDVVLGMGGYVSGPGGLAAWLCGVPVVLHEQNGIAGLTNRWLAHIAKKVLQAFPGAFPKAEVVGNPVRTDVLALPAPAARLTGRTGPVRVLVVGGSQGARILNQTLPGVAAKLGDSVTIWHQVGKGAQAEVEQAYRQLGQPQHKIAEFIDDMAEAYAWADVVVCRSGALTVSEIAAAGLPALFVPFQHKDRQQYWNALSLERAGAAKIIEQPQFNVASVTEVLASWDRATLMAMAEKARSVAIPDATQRVAEVVSAVAGGRTGRVVHS